In Streptomyces ambofaciens ATCC 23877, a single genomic region encodes these proteins:
- a CDS encoding RNA 2'-phosphotransferase, producing the protein MDDRRTVKVSKYLSKHLRHQPERIGLVLDEGGWVEIDALIAAAAAHGFRFTREELDHVVATNDKRRFATDGTRIRASQGHSVDVDLGLAAATPPPYLYHGTVARYLDAIRAEGLRAMNRHDVHLSADRETATRVGARRGRPIVLSVDAAAMHRDGHVFHLSANGVWLTNHVPPRYLRLPAQH; encoded by the coding sequence ATGGACGACAGACGCACCGTGAAGGTCTCCAAGTATCTGTCCAAGCACCTGCGCCACCAGCCGGAAAGGATCGGGCTCGTCCTCGACGAGGGCGGATGGGTCGAGATCGACGCGCTGATCGCCGCGGCGGCCGCGCACGGCTTCCGCTTCACCCGCGAAGAGCTCGACCACGTGGTCGCCACCAACGACAAACGGCGCTTCGCGACCGATGGCACCCGCATCCGCGCCAGTCAGGGCCACAGCGTCGACGTGGACCTCGGACTGGCCGCGGCGACCCCGCCGCCGTACCTCTACCACGGGACCGTCGCCCGGTATCTGGACGCGATCCGCGCCGAGGGGCTGCGCGCGATGAACCGGCACGACGTGCACCTTTCGGCGGACCGCGAGACCGCGACCCGGGTCGGTGCCCGACGCGGCCGTCCGATCGTGCTGTCGGTGGACGCCGCCGCCATGCACCGTGACGGTCATGTCTTCCACCTCAGCGCGAACGGTGTCTGGCTCACGAACCACGTGCCGCCTCGGTATCTGCGCCTTCCCGCTCAGCACTGA
- a CDS encoding Cof-type HAD-IIB family hydrolase gives MRDNDRVTSATRQPEPSAAATRPRLIATDLDGTLLRDDKSVSPRTVAALAAAEESGIEVFFVTGRPARWMDVVSAHVHGHGLAICGNGAAVVDLHGGPGTHRFVKVRELARENALDVVRLLREAAPGTVYAVEQTYGFHQEPAYPKLHMEVPDDLLPAEEILAPDGRAASEPILKILAFHPELDPDGFLTLARLAIGDRANVTRSSPSALLEISGPEVSKASTLALCCAERGISHEEVVAFGDMPNDVEMLTWAGRSYAMGNAHPDVIAAASGRTVANNEDGVAVVIERILADLPR, from the coding sequence ATGCGTGACAATGACCGGGTGACCTCAGCGACCCGACAGCCCGAGCCCTCAGCCGCCGCGACCCGCCCGCGACTCATCGCCACCGATCTCGACGGCACCCTGCTGCGCGACGACAAGTCGGTCTCCCCGCGCACGGTCGCCGCGCTGGCCGCGGCCGAGGAGTCGGGCATCGAGGTCTTCTTCGTCACCGGCCGCCCTGCTCGCTGGATGGATGTCGTCAGCGCCCACGTTCACGGGCACGGCCTCGCCATCTGCGGCAACGGCGCCGCCGTGGTCGACCTGCACGGGGGCCCCGGCACCCACCGGTTCGTGAAGGTGCGGGAGCTGGCCCGGGAGAACGCGCTGGACGTCGTACGGCTGCTGCGCGAGGCGGCGCCCGGCACGGTGTACGCGGTCGAGCAGACCTACGGCTTCCACCAGGAGCCGGCGTATCCGAAGCTGCACATGGAGGTCCCCGACGACCTCCTGCCCGCCGAGGAGATCCTCGCGCCGGACGGTCGTGCCGCCTCCGAGCCGATCCTCAAGATCCTGGCGTTCCATCCCGAGCTGGACCCCGACGGGTTCCTCACCCTGGCCCGCCTCGCGATCGGCGACCGCGCCAACGTCACCCGCTCCAGCCCCAGCGCCCTGCTGGAGATCAGCGGACCCGAGGTGTCCAAGGCCAGCACGCTCGCCCTGTGCTGTGCCGAGCGCGGCATCTCGCACGAGGAGGTCGTCGCCTTCGGTGACATGCCGAACGACGTGGAGATGCTCACCTGGGCGGGGCGGTCGTACGCGATGGGCAACGCCCATCCCGACGTGATCGCCGCCGCCTCGGGACGGACGGTGGCCAACAACGAGGACGGGGTGGCGGTCGTGATCGAGCGGATCCTGGCGGACCTTCCCCGGTAA
- a CDS encoding LLM class flavin-dependent oxidoreductase translates to MSLRLSTVILPYRRWHEGGRSTWTRAEQLGFHTAYTYDHLSWRSFRDGPWFGAVPTLTAAASVTERLRLGTLVTSPNFRHPVTLAKELISLDDISGGRVTLGIGAGGTGFDATALGQEPWTPRERADRLAEFIPLLDRLLTEDAVSYEGDFYSAHEARNIPGCVQRPRLPFAVAATGPRGLRLAARHGQAWVTTGDPKLYEDGTPEQSDRALRGQADKLADACAAIGREVSELDRVLLTGFTPDRSRPLESVDAFVDFAGRHRDLGFTELVVHWPIPDSDFTADEKVFERIAMEAPAQLKG, encoded by the coding sequence ATGAGTCTGCGTCTGAGCACCGTGATCCTTCCGTACCGTCGCTGGCACGAAGGCGGCCGTTCGACCTGGACGCGCGCCGAGCAGCTCGGTTTCCACACCGCGTACACCTACGACCACCTTTCCTGGCGCAGCTTCCGGGACGGCCCGTGGTTCGGTGCCGTGCCGACACTCACCGCCGCCGCGTCGGTCACCGAGCGCCTTCGCCTGGGGACGCTGGTGACCTCCCCGAACTTCCGGCACCCGGTGACGCTCGCCAAGGAGTTGATCTCCCTGGACGACATCTCCGGCGGCCGGGTCACGCTCGGCATAGGAGCGGGTGGCACCGGGTTCGACGCCACCGCACTGGGCCAGGAGCCGTGGACTCCGCGCGAGCGGGCCGACCGGCTCGCCGAGTTCATCCCGCTGCTCGACCGGCTGCTGACCGAGGACGCCGTCTCGTACGAGGGCGACTTCTACTCGGCGCACGAGGCGCGCAACATCCCGGGATGCGTGCAGCGTCCCCGGCTGCCGTTCGCGGTGGCCGCGACCGGGCCACGCGGGCTGCGCCTCGCCGCGCGACACGGCCAGGCATGGGTGACCACCGGCGACCCGAAGCTGTACGAGGACGGCACCCCCGAGCAGTCCGACCGGGCGCTGCGAGGGCAGGCCGACAAGCTGGCCGACGCCTGCGCCGCGATCGGCCGCGAGGTGAGCGAGCTCGACCGGGTCCTGCTCACCGGCTTCACACCGGACCGCAGCCGCCCGCTGGAGTCCGTGGACGCTTTCGTCGACTTCGCCGGTCGCCACCGGGACCTGGGCTTCACGGAGCTGGTCGTCCACTGGCCGATCCCGGACTCCGACTTCACGGCCGACGAGAAGGTCTTCGAGCGGATCGCCATGGAGGCACCGGCCCAGCTGAAGGGATGA
- a CDS encoding M23 family metallopeptidase has translation MRSPRRRPLLVPVLLCALAVLGAGPTGAMDEDGGSGTGLGAQVARLHQDAARATQQYEDGRREAEAQRTRALAYEKRLDRQRRKIDAMHEDLGRIARAQYREGGGLPYTARMLLADDPDQLMRGRRALTRADLAVDRAIGKSLRAEARLAADEAEAEAAWRALEERNAGLAELRKKIEGKLEAARQRLEGQANASVAAGSCPGAVRLDQPDVRFGRSWVAPVETYELSASFGSGGARWANRHTGQDFAVPVGTPVRSVGTGRVVAVTCGGAFGMQVVVEHAGGYCTQYAHLAAVAVDQGERVRPGQWLGQSGSTGNSTGPHLHFEVRVTPEAGSALDPVPWLARRGVTL, from the coding sequence ATGCGCTCACCTCGCCGACGTCCGCTCCTCGTTCCGGTGTTGCTGTGCGCGCTCGCCGTGCTCGGGGCCGGCCCCACCGGCGCCATGGACGAGGACGGCGGCTCCGGAACCGGTCTCGGCGCTCAGGTGGCGCGGCTTCACCAGGACGCGGCCAGGGCCACCCAGCAGTACGAGGACGGGCGGCGCGAGGCGGAGGCGCAGCGGACGAGGGCCCTGGCGTACGAGAAGCGGCTCGACCGGCAGCGCCGGAAGATCGACGCCATGCATGAGGACCTGGGCCGGATCGCCCGCGCCCAGTACCGCGAGGGCGGCGGGCTCCCGTACACGGCGCGGATGCTCCTGGCGGACGATCCGGACCAGCTGATGCGGGGTCGGCGTGCCTTGACCCGCGCCGATCTGGCCGTCGACAGGGCCATCGGCAAGAGCCTGCGGGCCGAGGCCCGCCTCGCCGCGGACGAGGCGGAGGCCGAGGCGGCCTGGCGGGCTCTGGAGGAACGCAACGCGGGGCTGGCGGAGCTGAGAAAGAAGATCGAGGGCAAGCTGGAGGCGGCCCGTCAGCGGCTGGAGGGTCAGGCGAATGCCTCGGTGGCGGCCGGTTCCTGTCCCGGCGCGGTCCGTCTCGACCAGCCCGACGTGCGCTTCGGCCGGTCCTGGGTCGCACCGGTGGAGACGTACGAGTTGTCGGCGTCCTTCGGCAGCGGCGGGGCGAGGTGGGCGAACCGGCACACCGGCCAGGACTTCGCCGTGCCGGTCGGGACGCCGGTGCGGTCGGTCGGCACGGGCCGGGTGGTGGCGGTGACGTGCGGCGGCGCCTTCGGCATGCAGGTCGTGGTCGAGCACGCGGGCGGGTACTGCACGCAGTACGCCCATCTGGCCGCAGTCGCCGTCGACCAGGGCGAACGGGTCCGCCCCGGGCAGTGGCTCGGGCAGTCGGGCAGCACCGGGAACTCCACCGGCCCGCACCTGCATTTCGAGGTACGGGTCACGCCGGAGGCCGGTTCGGCGCTCGACCCGGTGCCGTGGTTGGCACGGCGCGGGGTGACGCTCTGA